TAGATTCTAATAATATTATACTAATTATCTTTGATAATGGCGAAGGAATAGAAGAAGATATTTTGCCATATATTTTTAATCCAGGATTTACTACCAAATTTGATCAAAATACTGGAGAACCGTCCACAGGAATTGGTCTTGCTCATGTCAAAAATATAGTTGAACATTTAAAAGGTACTATAATAGTTGAATCTAAAAAAAATATTGGTACTACTTTTAAAATATCTATACCTTTAGATTCATTAGGAAGGTGATTTTATGACAAATACCATCATGATTATAGACGATGATATTAGTATAGTTCAAATGTTAAAAACTATTATTACAAAAAATAAATTAGGTAAAGTTGTTGCTGATTTAGACAGTGGGGAATATGCAGTAGAAGAAATACTTTTTTATAACCCAGACATAGTATTAATAGATTATTTATTACCCTGTAAAGATGGAGTTCAAATTGTCAAAGAAATATTAAATAAAGGTTATCCAGGAAAAATAATAATGATATCTCAAGTAGAAGATGAACCTATGATAGCAACTGCTTACGATACAGGAATACTTTTTTTTATAAAAAAACCAATTAATTCAATCGAAGTTATAAACGTAATAAGAAATGTATCAAAAAATATTGAATTAGAAAAATCCATGTTATTAATTAAAAACTTACTAGAAAAGGTTGAAAAAACTGATAATAATATACAAATAGATAATACTGAAAAAATAGAAAATATCTTATCAGATATTGGAATAATTGGAGAATTAGGAGCTTCTGATTTAATTAAACTTATTAAAATGGTAATAGACCATAAAAAAAATAATCCAAATTCTCAATACATACTGCAAGAATTCTATGAAAATATAGCAAAAGAAGAAAGCATTTCAACATCAATAGTAATAAGTCC
This portion of the Keratinibaculum paraultunense genome encodes:
- a CDS encoding response regulator, whose protein sequence is MTNTIMIIDDDISIVQMLKTIITKNKLGKVVADLDSGEYAVEEILFYNPDIVLIDYLLPCKDGVQIVKEILNKGYPGKIIMISQVEDEPMIATAYDTGILFFIKKPINSIEVINVIRNVSKNIELEKSMLLIKNLLEKVEKTDNNIQIDNTEKIENILSDIGIIGELGASDLIKLIKMVIDHKKNNPNSQYILQEFYENIAKEESISTSIVISPSAIEQRIRRTIQKALSNIAELGLDDYYNEKFIEYSTLLFDFKQVKQEMNYIKNNSNRHGKINIRKFVEGIISKLNV